The window AAGCATAAATGGCGGCCTCCTTAACGATCTTTCCGTTCGCTGCGTATTTCTTGTATTCGTTGCCGTATTTCGAGAAGCTTGTCCGGAACATCCGATGCTCGGACAACATCCGCGACAGCCACATCGGAATCGTCTTCTCCGCTTTCACTTCCATCAACCAACGTCCCGGTTCGAGCAGCGGCTCGCCGTAATCCCCGTCCTCGAGCCTCAGGTCGTACCGGCGCGACCGAATATTCGTGTCGAACGTAATGCGCAGATCTCGGTTGCCGATGCAGAACATCGCCTTCCGTTCGTAGGCCAGATACACCTTCGGCTCAAGCTCGTATCGCTGCAAGAAATAATGAATCTCGTGCAGCACTTGCGTATTCATGTAATCCTTGTGCTCCGGCTCGACGCCCGTGCGTACGAATTCGAACGCTTCGTCGAGCGTTAAAGACGTCCTTCGCTTGTTGACTAAGCCGAACACCTTCTTCTTAAGCTCCAAGTAACCCTTGGCGCCCGGCCTCGGGACGCCGTAAGCCCGGAGTCGAAGCTTCTCCTTGTACTTCGGTTTGGAGAGGCTCTTGCGAATCAGCGCGTCGTTCGAGGTGTCGAAATAGATGTTGCCGATCGAATAATACGGATGCCGCTTGTTATATTCGTCGAGCTCCATATATTCGAGCAGCCGATCGTACACGCGCCGATAGGCCGCGTCGTCCAGCAAATATTTGTTTTCGTACCGGTTAAACACTTCGATCGCCATCTTGGGCTGCACTCCTTCGTTTCATTTACATAACGGATTGTAGCCCCCTTGCCTGAATCGACCCTGAACCTTAGTTGAACGTAAGCTGAACGTTTGAAGCGCTCATTCGCGATGTAGCCGCGACGATGCCAAGGCGCGCGAGAACGCAAAAAAGCGGGGTTCGCATCGACGCGAATCCCGCCCTCTTTTCGAAGTGCCGTATATTTCATAATGAATTCCATAACATAACGTTAACCTATCGACATGATACACATTCCAACATCGGGAGAGACCGCAATGAAGACAGCAACGATCGATCGAACCGATACGCGAACGAAAAAGCTCACCGCTGCGGAAGCATCCGCTCTTTGGCTCCAATACCTAGGCGATAGCATGTCGGTATGCATGTATAAGTATTTTATGCAAATCGTCGACAACCAAGAGATCAAACCGATTTTGTCGTTCGCCCTGCAGTTGTCCGAAGACCATATCAAGAAAATTAGCGCATTTCTGGAGGGATCGAACTTCCAAGTTCCCCTCGGATTCACCGAGAAAGACGTCAATCTTGAGGCCCCGCGTCTCTTTTCCGACCAATTTTTACTTTTTTACTCCTACATCATGACGATCCATGGATTGACCGCCTATAGCTTAGCCTTAACAAGCTCCGAGCGGGAGGATCTCCAAAACTACTTTTTCGAATGTACCGTAACGGCGAAACAATTGTTTCAAAAAATCATGAAGGCATCGACTTCTCAGCCGCTGTATTCGGGATTTCCTTCGATCCCTTCGCCTTCAGGAATCGAATTTATCGAAACGACGGGGATCGTCGCGAATTTATTCGGGGATAAGAGACCGCTCAATTCCTCCGAAATCAGCAACCTCTTTTTCAATTCCAAGAAAACCGGCTTCGTCCGGTCGTTAAGCAAAGCGTTCAGCCAAGTGGCGGAGCATGACGACGTTCGCCAATTTATGTTGAAAAACGTGAAATTAGCGGGGAAGGATGCCGACAGCTTCGACGAAATCCTTAAGCAAGACGGCCTGCCGATTCCCAAGAAATGGGATGGGGAAATCACGGACTCCACGGTCAGCCCGTTTTCGGACAAGCTGATGATGTTTCATGCAGCCTTCTTAGTAAATACGGCGCTTACCTATTATGGAGCGGCCATCGGCGCCAGCTTGCGATCGGATATGATCTTAAACTACAAGCAAGTTTTTAACCACGCGATGCAAGCCGGCGCTCTTTGCTACAACCTCATGGTCAAACACGAATGGTTAGAAAAACAACCGGAAGCGACGGGCGAGTAATCCCCTGCGAAGCGAGGAGTCAGGACGGCGTTAAGAAAGACAGCTTCGAGACGACGCCTTCGTCGACAAGGAGTGCCTCATGAACGCTTGCTTCGCGGTTCGCATCTGTTGCGCGGAGGGCTGGCGGAAGAACGCGTCCGTCCGGTAAAGCTCCGCCAGCGCATCCTTCGCAGCCTCGGCCGCCGACGCTTCGTCCCCCAACAGGTACATCGCAATCCGGTACCCGTACACCTCGTACTGCTTCAGCACGTCCGCTTTCGCGGGCAACGCTTCTGTTCTCGTGATCGAGTCCCTCCTTCCTCTCCTCGGTCATACGATAAACCGGTACCCTGATCCCCATACCGTCCCGATATATTGGGGTTTGGAAGGGTTGTCTTCGATCTTCTCCCGGATTCGGGCGATGTGAACGGTAACCGTCGACGCATCGCCGAGCGCATCCATGCCCCACACCCGTTCGAACAGCGCTTCCTTGTCGAACACGCGGTTCGCATGCTGGAGAAGAAACAACAGCAGCTCGTATTCCTTCTGCGCCATCGCGACTTCCTTCCCGTTCACGAACACTCTTCTGGCTTCCTTATGAATTTCGAGTCCTCGCACCGTCAGCTTGGCGCCTTCTCGTTCTTTCCCGAACCGTTCCTTCATTCGCTCGTACTTATTCAAGTGTGCGTTCACCCGCGCCACAAGCTCGCCGGAACTGAACGGCTTTGTAATATAATCGTCGGCGCCGAGACCGAGCCCGTTCACTTTATAAATTTCTTCCGCTCTGGCCGAGACGAGGAGGACGGGAATGTCCTCCTTCTCCCGAACCGCCTTCAGCACCTCGAAGCCGCCGACGCCGGGCAGCATAATGTCCAGCACGATCAGATCGAACCGTTCCCGTTCCATGAGCGCCAATCCGTCCGTTCCGTTATCGGCGATCGTGACGGAATACCCGCTTAGTTCCAAATAATCCTTCTGCAAATTCGCGATACTCGGATCGTCTTCTACGATCAAGATTCGTTTCACGATCATCACCGGCCTCGTTATAACATTCTAAGCGATATCATGACGCGGGTGCCTTCCCCGACGTTGCTTCGAGCCCATATTTTCCCTTCGTGCCCCTCGACGATCTGCTTCGCGATCGCGAGACCGAGCCCGCTGCCTTCCGCGCTTTTCCTGGACGGGTCGGCTCGATAAAACCTCTCGAAAATGTGCGGCACGTCTTCCTCCGGAATGCCTTGCCCGTTGTCGCGAATTTCCACGACCGCGGACGACGACGTCGCTCGCAGCACGATCGTTACGGCTCCGTCGCCCTTCTTCATATACTTCTTCGCATTGTCGAGGATGTTCTGAACGACCCGCTTCATCCGTTCGCGATCGATAAACACGAGCACCTGTCCATTCAGCTCGCTTCGCAGCGTCAGTCGCAGGTTCGCCTGTTCGTATTCGTAACGGTGATCCTCGACGCAATCCGTGAAATACCGTTCGAGGTCCGTTCGTTCCATGTGGTAGGGCAGCTGATTCAGGTCCAGTCTGGAATAGAGAAGCAAATCGTCGATCATGGCGTTCACCTGCAGCGCCTTCGAACGGGCCGTCTCCAAGTAATCCCGTACCTTATCGGGCGTATGCGCGACCCCATCTAGAATTCCCTCGATATACCCGCGAATGGAAGTGACGGGCGTCTTCAAATCATGCGAAATGCTCGACACGAGAAAGCTTCGATTCTCGTCATATTTGTGCTGAATGTAAATCGATTCCTTCAGCTTGATTCGCATCAGTTCCAGCGTCCTGCACAGCTCTCTGACTTCCCCTTCGCCCTCCTCCGCGATGCCCCCGTCCAAATCTCCTTCGCTGATTTTCACGGCGGCGTCCCTCAGACGAGAGACCGGCTCGATCACGCCGCGCGAGAACCGGTAGGAAACCCACAGATTCAACAGCAGGAACGTCAGGAAGAAGACGCCGAGCGTCACGACGCCTAGGAAAAGGTAGAAGTTCGACTTCAGCTTCATCGGGGCGAGCAACAGCAGAACGCCATCTTCCCCCGAGGCAAGCTTGTATTCGGCTTTCGCGAACATATACGTCGTTCCGGCAAGCTCCAGCGTATCCAGCCCCCCGGCATGCTCCGACAACAACAAGCTCCGCTCGACGTCGACGGCGCTCATCGGTCCCGTCGCGTACAACACCGTTCGATTGCGGACGATGACCGCGTTCGCTCCGAGCATCTCGACGCGGTCCGTCAGCTGTTGCAAATATCGTTCCTCGAGCAGCCGATCGAAATCCATCGATGCCGCTTCGTTCTTGATTTCTCCGATTCCCGCGCGGGTCTCGAATATTCGCTGCATGTCGTTCAGGTTCGCCTCCGGGCCTACCGCTCTCGTATACACCGCGACGAAGATGACGGCGGAGAGGAAGGCGAAAGCGAACGCTCCCAGCATCGCTAGGGCATTCATCGCGAAAAACCGTTTGGTTACCTGCATTCGGACGACCTTCCTATAAGTCTTTACGGTCGAATAACGTATACCCCGCGGTAAACAGCATAACGCCGAACCCCGTCATAATCAAACCTTGCCGAACGATCTTAAAGACGTTGATGTTCTCCGAAATCCACAGCGCGTGCCAATCGAACATGGACGTGATGAGGAAGCTGGAAGCATTCGGAAAGACGACGCTTAAGAACAGGAAGCCGAGAAACAGAAGCACCGATAGGAAGAAGACGGCTAAACCTCCCCGAATAACGTTCGACAGCAATACGACGAGCAACGAAAACACGAAGACGGGAAGGAACGTTACGCCGTAAGACAACATCACTCTCGCTACCCCGCCCCAACCCGCGGTCGACGGATTGAAGAGGAGCCCCGCAGCCAAGGAAAGCGCCATAACGAACAGCAGACTCGCCGCAATGAAGACGGCGACGGTAGCCGCCTTCGCGCTGAACGCCCCGAGGCGGGATACCGGTCTCGCGAGCGTAATCTTCATCGTGTTGGACGAGAATTCGCCGTTAAACATATCGATCGCGACGAACGTCGCGAATAACGGCAAGAGCGTATAGGAAAAGGCGGACAACACGACCAACGGAAATTCGGTCCCTCCCGCGATCCGCAGCCCGAGTCCGTGCTTCGCCGCGGTCACCGCGATTTGCCCGATTACGACGGCAAGGATGGCCAAGATCGCCGCCGCGTTCATCTTCTTTCGCTTGAACAGCTTGAACATTTCGTTGCGGAAAGCGGCTTTAAACCCTTCCATGTCGCTCCACCTCGCTTACGAAGTAATGTTCAAGCGAGGCGTAATCGCTTAGAATGTTCTTCGTGTAATCCTCGTTCACGAGCTTTCCGCCGTAGACGACGCCGATCCGGGTGCAGGTCAGCTCCACGTCGTGAATCAAGTGGCTAGAGATGAAGAACGTCGTGCCTTCCTCCTCCGAGAGCCGCTTGAT of the Paenibacillus antri genome contains:
- a CDS encoding DUF3231 family protein, whose amino-acid sequence is MKTATIDRTDTRTKKLTAAEASALWLQYLGDSMSVCMYKYFMQIVDNQEIKPILSFALQLSEDHIKKISAFLEGSNFQVPLGFTEKDVNLEAPRLFSDQFLLFYSYIMTIHGLTAYSLALTSSEREDLQNYFFECTVTAKQLFQKIMKASTSQPLYSGFPSIPSPSGIEFIETTGIVANLFGDKRPLNSSEISNLFFNSKKTGFVRSLSKAFSQVAEHDDVRQFMLKNVKLAGKDADSFDEILKQDGLPIPKKWDGEITDSTVSPFSDKLMMFHAAFLVNTALTYYGAAIGASLRSDMILNYKQVFNHAMQAGALCYNLMVKHEWLEKQPEATGE
- a CDS encoding sensor histidine kinase; amino-acid sequence: MQVTKRFFAMNALAMLGAFAFAFLSAVIFVAVYTRAVGPEANLNDMQRIFETRAGIGEIKNEAASMDFDRLLEERYLQQLTDRVEMLGANAVIVRNRTVLYATGPMSAVDVERSLLLSEHAGGLDTLELAGTTYMFAKAEYKLASGEDGVLLLLAPMKLKSNFYLFLGVVTLGVFFLTFLLLNLWVSYRFSRGVIEPVSRLRDAAVKISEGDLDGGIAEEGEGEVRELCRTLELMRIKLKESIYIQHKYDENRSFLVSSISHDLKTPVTSIRGYIEGILDGVAHTPDKVRDYLETARSKALQVNAMIDDLLLYSRLDLNQLPYHMERTDLERYFTDCVEDHRYEYEQANLRLTLRSELNGQVLVFIDRERMKRVVQNILDNAKKYMKKGDGAVTIVLRATSSSAVVEIRDNGQGIPEEDVPHIFERFYRADPSRKSAEGSGLGLAIAKQIVEGHEGKIWARSNVGEGTRVMISLRML
- a CDS encoding response regulator transcription factor, with the protein product MKRILIVEDDPSIANLQKDYLELSGYSVTIADNGTDGLALMERERFDLIVLDIMLPGVGGFEVLKAVREKEDIPVLLVSARAEEIYKVNGLGLGADDYITKPFSSGELVARVNAHLNKYERMKERFGKEREGAKLTVRGLEIHKEARRVFVNGKEVAMAQKEYELLLFLLQHANRVFDKEALFERVWGMDALGDASTVTVHIARIREKIEDNPSKPQYIGTVWGSGYRFIV
- a CDS encoding polyphosphate polymerase domain-containing protein, yielding MAIEVFNRYENKYLLDDAAYRRVYDRLLEYMELDEYNKRHPYYSIGNIYFDTSNDALIRKSLSKPKYKEKLRLRAYGVPRPGAKGYLELKKKVFGLVNKRRTSLTLDEAFEFVRTGVEPEHKDYMNTQVLHEIHYFLQRYELEPKVYLAYERKAMFCIGNRDLRITFDTNIRSRRYDLRLEDGDYGEPLLEPGRWLMEVKAEKTIPMWLSRMLSEHRMFRTSFSKYGNEYKKYAANGKIVKEAAIYA
- a CDS encoding ABC transporter permease codes for the protein MEGFKAAFRNEMFKLFKRKKMNAAAILAILAVVIGQIAVTAAKHGLGLRIAGGTEFPLVVLSAFSYTLLPLFATFVAIDMFNGEFSSNTMKITLARPVSRLGAFSAKAATVAVFIAASLLFVMALSLAAGLLFNPSTAGWGGVARVMLSYGVTFLPVFVFSLLVVLLSNVIRGGLAVFFLSVLLFLGFLFLSVVFPNASSFLITSMFDWHALWISENINVFKIVRQGLIMTGFGVMLFTAGYTLFDRKDL